The segment ATCGGCGGGGCCGATTTCCTTGCCCAAGGCACGCTCTATCCCGATGTCATCGAGAGCGTGAGCTTCACCGGCGGCCCTTCGGTCACCATCAAAAGCCATCACAACGTCGGCGGCCTGCCGGAACGGATGAACATGGCGCTGGTCGAGCCCTTGCGCGAACTGTTCAAGGACGAGGTGCGCGAACTGGGGCGGGAGCTCGGCCTGCCCGAGGTGTTCGTCGGCCGTCACCCGTTCCCGGGCCCCGGCCTCGCCATCCGCATCCCCGGAGAGGTCACGAAAGAGCGGTGCGACATCCTGCGCAAGGCCGATGCCGTCTACCTCGAGGAAATCCGCGCCGCCGGTCTGTACGATGCGATCTGGCAGGCGTTCGCGGTGCTGCTGCCGGTGCGCACGGTCGGGGTCATGGGCGATTATCGCACATACGATCACGTGCTGGCCCTGCGCGCGGTGACCAGCACCGACGGGATGACCGCCGACATCTATCCGTTCGATGCCGCGTTCCTCAGCCGCGTGGCGACGCGGATCGTCAACGAGGTGAAGGGCGTCAACCGGGTGGTGTACGATTACACCAGCAAGCCCCCCGGCACGATTGAGTGGGAATAAACCGCGCCCCGCGCGCGGCGGTTTTCACGGGCTGAAACGCACTCCGGTCAGCTCTTCTGACTTCGCCCACAGCTGCTCGGCCAGCGCCTCGTCGCGTACGTGCGGGTACACGCCGCCGCCTAGATTGTCCTTGCTCGCCGGTGCCGCCACCTCGCAGTTTTCGAGGTAGAGCCCGCCTTTGCCCTCCAGCAGCGGGGAGGTCGCGGCCCAGACGGTGGTCGATGCGCCCTGCTCTTCGGTCTTGAAGCGCTCGTTGACGTTACCCTCGGCATCGATCCAGCCCATCGCTACCTGCTCCTCGATCGACAGGTGACGCTGCAGCGGGGTCATGATCCCCCCGGGATGGACCGCGAAGGCGCGCACGCCGAACGGCTCACCCAGCTTGTCGAGCTGCAACGCGAACAGGGCGTTGGCGCTCTTGGCTTGCCCGTACGCCAGCCACTTGTCGTAATCGCGCCGCTCGAAATTCGGATCGTCGAGGTCGAGGCCGTTCAGCCGGTGCCCGATCGATGACAGCGCCACCACCCGCGCGCGGTCCGCCGCCTTGAGCAGCGGCCACAATTGCGCAGTGAGCTGGAAATGGCCCAGGTGATTGGTGGCGAACTGGCCTTCGTAGCCGCGCGTATCGCGGGTCAGCGGACTTGCCATGACCGCGGCATTGTTGATCAGGATGTCGACCCGCGGCCACCGTTCGGCGACGCTCGCGGCGAATGCGTCGATCGATCCGGGATCGGCGAGATCAAGCGGGAGGATGGTGATATCGCTGTCCATCTCTCGCAGCACGTCCTCGGCCTGCCCGCTGCGGCGCGCGCCGACGATCACCTCGGCCCCGGCAGCAGCCAGCGCCCGCACGGTTTCGGTCCCGATCCCCGAGTATCCGCCGGTGACCACCACGTGGCGGCCGGCAAGGTCGATCCCTTGGGCCACCTCCATCGCGGTCGACCGATATCCGAAAGGGGAGCCGACCGGCTCCTGCGCGCTCACCATGATCCCTGTCTCCCGCTGATTTATCCGCCGCATGAACGAAAACGGCCGCCCAGCAGAACTGGGCGGCCGTCTGGCAGATGTCCAGTGATGTCAGTCGACGCGGGTGTAGGGGACGAAATCGCCCAAGAACACGTTACCGGTGTAGAACCCGCCGAACGGGTTGAAGGTCGTCACGATATCCTGCCGGCACAGTTGCGGACCAAATTGCCGGATCAGCAGCGCATCGTTGTCGTCGAGATCCTGCGCGTTCTCCGGCACATTGACCCAGATCGTCCGACCGCGGCCATAGACCACGGCGGTTCCGTCGATCACTTCGGAATTCTGGTTGACCCGAGTGTTGATGCAGCTGCGCGGCTCACCGGCGACCCTACCTTCGAGCAGCTTGGCCAACTTGGCATCGCGGGAGAGGCGCTCACCAGCGGTCGAAGGCCCGGCGGCCAGCGCCATGGTGGCAGCCGCCGCGAGCGCGAGTGCGATCTTCTTCATCCGAACAACCTCCTTGGTATGACGCGGCCAATAGCACGTGTCGACTGAACCGGGGCTGACTTGCTCAAGCCGTGCCGCCAACGGTCAGCCCTTCGACCAGCAGGGTCGGCTGGCCGACACCGGCGGGAAGGCTCTGGCCGCCCTTGCCGCACATCCCGACGCCTTCGTCCAGCGCCATGTCGTTGCCGATGCCGCGCACTTTGGTGAGCACGCTTGGGCCATCCCCAATCAGGGTCGCGCCCTTGATCGGAGCGCCCAGCTTGCCGTTTTCGATCTTGTACGCTTCGGTGCAGCTGAAGGTGAACTTGCCGCTGACGATGTCCACCTGCCCCCCGCCGAAGCTCTTGGCGAAAATGCCGTTTTTGACCCGGCTCAGAAGCTCGGCCGGATCGTCGTTGCCCCCGCGCATGAAGGTGTTGGTCATGCGCGGCATCGGCGCGTGGGCATAGCTTTCGCGCCGCCCGTTGCCAGTTGCGGCCACGCCCATCAGGCGGGCGTTGAGGCGGTCCTGCATGTAGCCTTTCAGGATGCCATCCTCGATCAGCACGGTTTCCTGTGTAGGGGTGCCTTCGTCATCGATCGAAAGCGAGCCGCGCCGGTCCACGATGCTGCCGTCGTCGACGATCGTCACGCCCGGAGCGGCCACGCGCGTGCCGATGCGTCCGGAAAAGGCGCTGGTGCCCTTGCGGTTGAAGTCGCCCTCTAGCCCGTGGCCGACCGCCTCGTGCAGCAGGACGCCGGGCCAGCCGGGGCCGAGCAGCACGGTCATCTCGCCGGCGGGCGCCGGCACGCTTTCCAAGTTGGTCAGCGCCTGCGCCACCGCTTCGTCGATCGCACGGGACCAGTTCGCCTCGTCGAACAACGCATCGTAGAGATAGCGCCCGCCCATGCCGAAGCTGCCGGTTTCACGCCGGCCGTTGGCCTCGGCCACGACTGACACGTTGAGCCGCACCAGCGGGCGGATGTCGCGCGCGACGAAGCCGTCGGGCCGAACGATCTCGATCACGCTCCACGACGCAGCGAGGTTGGCGGTCGCCTGCACCACGCGCGGATCCCGCGCGCGGGCAGCGGCGTCGATCTTCTCCAGCAGCGCCACCTTGTCGGCGAACGGCACCGCGTCGAGCGGGCTGGCGTCGGTATAGAGATGCCGGTTGCTGCGCGCCGGCGGCGCGGGACGCGCAGCGTTCGCCGGATCGAGCAGCCGCAGCGTCTCGCCCGCGCGCCGGATCGCGGCGGCGGAAATCTCGTTGGCATGGGCAAAGCCGGTCATCTCGCCCGACACGCCGCGCAGGCCGAACCCGGCATCGCGCGAATAGTTGGCGGTCTTCAACCTGCCGTCATCGAACACAAACGCTTCGGTCGCGGCGAACTGAAGGTACAGTTCCCCGTCGTCGCAGATTCGCAAGGTCTCGGCGGCCAGCGCCTTCGCCTCATCAGGGGTGAGCTTGCCATCGGCGTAGAGCAGCGCGTGCGGATCGGGTGTCATGGCCCCGATATGGGCGCGTCGAACGGTTGGCGCTAGGGGGCAGCGCCCTCCGAGATGTCGTTGAGGGTCGCCTGATCCGCGCCATCCGCCGGACCGCCGCGCAGGACGAAACGGCGGTCGCAATACCCGCAATCGACATAGCCATGCTCGTCGATTTCCAGCCACACGCGCGGATGCCCCAGGGCAGTGGGCGTAAAGCCGGGCCCGCCGCGGATCGCATCGGCCCCGTCGCAGGCCACACGGCGGTCATCGACCAGGGTCAGTTCGGGCGGGGGAATGCTCATGCCAAGTCCTCTTCGGGACGCGCCGATACCGCCATTGCGAGGGGCGGGCAACGGGCCTAGTGCCGCGCGTCATGGCCACCGAACCTGCGATCCGCATCCGCGACCTCGTCAAGCGCTATGCCGGCGTTAACGGCGACGAAGGCAAACTCGCGCTGAAGGGCGTCAGCTTCGATGTGCCCGAAGGGCAGATTTTCGGCCTTCTCGGCCCCAACGGGGCGGGCAAATCGACGCTGATCAACATCCTCGCCGGATTGGTCATGAAGACGTCGGGCACCGCAGACATCTGGGGTTTCGACATCGACCGGCACCCGCGCAACGCCAAGCGCTCCATCGGGATCGTCCCGCAGGAGATTGTGTTCGATCCGTTCTTCACTCCGTTCGAGGTGCTGGAGAACCAGGCGGGGTTCTATGGCGTGCCGCGCGCGCAGCGGCAGTCCGAAGCGCTGCTGGATGCGGTGCGTCTGGCGGACAAGCGCGATGCCTATGCCCGCACGCTGTCAGGCGGAATGAAGCGCCGCCTGCTGGTGGCCAAGGCGATGGTCCACGCGCCGCCGATCCTGGTGCTGGACGAACCGACCGCCGGCGTCGACGTGGAACTGCGCCGGCAGCTGTGGGAACTGGTCACCCGCCTGAACCGCGAAGGCGTGACGGTGGTGCTGACCACCCACTATCTCGAGGAAGCCGAGCAGTTGTGCGACCGGATCGCGATCATCAACCATGGTGAACTGATCACCGACAAGCCGACCCGCGAACTGGTCGGCATGATGGCGGAAAAAGTGGTCGAGATCACGGTCGATCGCGACATGGCCGCGCCGCCTGTCCACCCGGCCTTCAAGAAGTCCGAGAAGAAGGGCGACCGGACGGTCGAGATCACCTATGACAAGGACACCATCACCGCCGGGCAGGTGCTCGGCCTGGTGCAGACCCAGGGCTTCGTAATCGAAGACGTGACCACCCGCGAAGCTGACCTCGAAGATGTGTTCGTCAGCCTGACTTCTGCACCAGACCAGAGCGCGCCTTAACCCAGAAACCGTCCGCCCAGCCCCGCGTCGCGGATGTGCAGCTTGGTCCACCGGAACGGCGAACTTTCTTCCAGCGGCGTGGCGCAGGACCTGCATTTGCCCACATGACCGCCATGCACGCGGCGAATCGCGCTCTGATCGACGCTATGCCGACCGAACGCGCACGAAATATGCGCCAGCTTCATTCTCGCTAACCCTTCCCGTCCCTCATCCCCTGCCCGATCCGGATTAGCCTCACCCGCGCGCCGCGATACGGGCTAGCGCCGAACCGTTCATTTTGCGCCGCCATCGGATGAAGCCCCGTGCACTTGCGGCCCCTCCCCCGCGCGGGCATGACGCAGCCATGACCGCTTCGCACGACGTCATCGTCATCGGCTCAGGCGCCGCCGGGCTGACCGCCGCGCTTGCGCTGGCCGAAAGCCGCCGCGTGCTGGTGCTCGCCAAGGGGTCGCTGACCGGCGGCAGCACCGCGTGGGCACAAGGCGGGATCGCCGCGGTGCTGGACGCAGGCGATACGTTTGAAGAGCATATCCGCGACACCATGATCGCCGGCGCAGGGCTCAACCGGCGCGAAACGGTCGAATTCGTCATCGAGCACGCGCCGCAGTCGATCGACCGGCTGGTCGAGCTCGGCGTGCCGTTCAACCAGGAAGCCGGCGCACTGCACCTGACCCGCGAGGGCGGGCATTCGCAGCGGCGGATCGTGCACGTGAACGACGCCACCGGCTGGGCGGTGCAGGAAGCGCTGCTCAGGGCGGCGGAGGCCAATCCCAACATCACCCTGCTGCCGGGCCGTGCGTGCATCGACCTCATCACCGGGCGCAACGCAGAACAGTTCTCCGGATCGGGCCGGGTGTGGGGGGTCTACGCGCTCGACGAGGCGAGCGGGCGGGTGGAGGCGCACGTCGCCCGCGCCACAATTCTGGCGACCGGCGGCGCGGGGCGGGTGTACCAGTTCAGCACCGCGCCAAGGGGCGCAACCGGCGACGGGATCGCGATGGCGTGGCGGGCGGGCGCCCGCGTCTCCAACATGGAGATGATGCAGTTCCACCCGACCTGCCTCTATAATCTCGAGGTCAAGAACTTCCTCATCACCGAGGCTGTCCGCGGCGAAGGCGGGGTGCTGCTCAATCCCCGGACCGGGCACCGCTACATGCCCGATTACGACGATCGTGCGGAGCTGGCGCCGCGTGACATCGTCGCCCGCGCCAACGACAGCGAGATCAAGCGCGACGGGCTCGACTGTGTCCACCTCGACATCAGCCATCAGAGCCCGGAGTTCGTGAAGCACCACTTCCCGAACATCTACGAAAAGCTGCTGACGCTGGGCATCGACATGACGCGCGAGCCGATCCCGGTGGTGCCGGCACAGCACTATACCTGCGGCGGGGTGCTGATCGATCTTGCCGCGCGCACCGACCTGCCGGGGCTATGGGCCGCGGGCGAGTGCACCGAAAGCGGGCTGCACGGCGCCAACCGCCTCGCGTCCAATTCGCTGCTCGAATGCTTCGTGTTCGGCGAGGCAGCGGCGAGCGATATCCTGGCGCGGTGGGATACCCTCGATCACCCGCCAGCGATCCGCGAATGGGACGAAAGCCGGGTGACCGATTCCGATGAGGAAGTGGTCATCAAGCAGAACTGGACCGAAATCCGCCGGATGATGTGGAATTATGTCGGCATCGTGCGCACCACCAAGCGGCTGGAGCGGGCGCAGAACCGGATCGACCTGCTAGGCCGGGAGATCGAGGATTACTATGGCAGTTTTCGCGTCACCACCGACCTGATCGAACTGAGGAACCTCCACCAATGCGCCGACCTGATCGTGCGCAGCGCGCTGAAGCGCCACGAGAGCCGCGGATTGCACTACACGCTCGATTATCCGGCGACCCTGCCGGAGGCGCGCGATACCGTCCTGATACCTTGAGGGGAACGACGAATGGCGCAAGTCCAGGCTAACGGGCTCACCATCGAATACGACGATCACGGCGACCCCACCGCGCCGCCGATCCTGCTGGTGATGGGTCTCGGCGCACAGATGACCCTGTGGCCGCAGGAACTGGTGGACGCGCTGGTGGAGCGCGGCTTTCGCGTGATCCGCTACGACAATCGCGACATCGGGCTGAGCCAGAAGATGGACGGGGCCAAGGCCCCCGGCATGGTTAGACTGATGCTGCTGAGCCGCCTCGGCTTCACGCCCCGCGTGCCGTACACCCTGGCCGACATGGCCCGGGACGGCGTCGGGCTGCTCGATGCCCTGGGCGTCGCCAAAGCCCACATCGTCGGCGCCAGCATGGGCGGGATGATCGCGCAGCACATCGCCTTCTCGCATCCTGAACGCGTGCTCACCCTCACCTCGATCATGTCGACCACCGGACATCGCAAGTTGCCCTCGGCTACCCGGGAGGCGATGTCCGCGCTCACCAAGCGTCCCGCATCGATGGATGAGGACGTGCTGGTCGAGCACGGCGTGAAGGTGTCGCAGGCGATCGGCAGCCCTGGTTTTCGCGCGGATCCCGCTGCGGTGCGCGAACGCTCGCGCGCACTGATCAAGCGCAGCTTCTATCCTGCCGGGATGCCCCGCCAGTTCGCCGCGATCGTCGCCGATGGCGACCGCCGCGAGCGCTTGCGAAGCGTGAAGGCCCCCACGCTGGTGATCCACGGCGAGGCCGACCCACTGGTCCCGCTGGCCGGCGGCGAGGACACCGCGGCGCATATCGCGGACTCCCGGCTCAAGACGATTCCTGGGATGGGCCATGACCTGCCGCTCGAGCTGGTCGACGAGATCGCCGACGCCATCGCCGGGCATGTTAAGGCGCAGGTGTGAGCCTTCGAATTGGGCTATCGCCCGTCGTGGTCGCCGCCATGCTCGCCGGGTGCTCGCCGGAGGCCGCCGAACCGGCGGGGCGGGGCCTGGGAGCCTCCCCGCAAGTCTCGTCATCGGTCACAACCGCCGCGGACGATGCACCATCGCGCGTCATCCGGTACACGTCGCTCAAGGATTGTCCGGTCACGCGAGCGAGCCGCGAGGAGATGCCCTTCACCGAAACGGTATGCGAAGGACCGGCGGGCTGGCGTTTGCGCATCAGCGACTCCGATGCGCGGCAGTCGCTCGAAGTGGTGGCGCCCGGCGGTCAGGCAACGCGGCTGGACACTGCGGCGATCGGCGGCGGCGGCTTCAGCTCGTTCGGCTCCGCAGCCGAGTGGCGCGCGCCGCCGGCTGGAGAATTCCGGCCTGACGCGTTGATCGTCCGCTACCAGGTCGCCGAACGTCCCTATCCGGCGCCGGAAACCGCGTACCTGCTGGCCGTCCGCCTGCTCCCGGTGCCGTGCGTCACCGCGCGTATTGCCCCGGGCGACCGTCAGAATGCGTTGGCCCGCGAAGCGGCTGATGAGCCGCGCGCGTGCCTGTCAAACTCGGCTGAAGGCTAGCGGCTAGACGATACCCGCCACCAGCTTGCGCGCGGCGGCTTCCTCGGCGCCGACATACCAGTTGTAGAGCGCCTTCTCGAGCAGTTCGTCCATCTTCACATCGGTGTGGTCAATCAGCCGCTGGAAGTTGTCCCTTTCCAGCTCGATGCCCGTGTCGAGCTGATGGATCATCGCTTCGAGCTTGGGCAGGAGCATCCGGATCGGTCCGTCGAGTTCGATCGTCTGCTGAAGTTGGCGGCAGTGGATCAGCAACGTCGTGTCGGATGTCAGGTAACGATCTTCCGGCGGGAACGCCGCCATGAAGGTACAGCCGGCCGAATAGACCACGGTTTTGCCGACGAACACCAACCGGCGGCCGTTCAAGCGTTTCCGCGCCGCGTCGACCTCGGCGATCATGCGCCGTGCCATCTCGGGGTCTCCCCCCAGCGTGGTCATGTCGATGATGAGCGGCTCGTCGCCGTCTTCCGTCTGATTGAGCATGTCGCGTAGCTTCTCCGCCATCACTTCGTCGATGGACCCGACGAGGGAGATGTCGGCGGGGGCCGTGGCCTTCGGGGCGCCATTCGCGTGATCTGCGCCTGTTTGTCGGTGATCGTCTCGCGCCATTTGGTAGGCCCCTGATGAGTGCTGCTCCGGCGAAATGGACCGATCCCGGTTCCGTTCCCCGCAACTCCACGCCGGAATTTTGATAAGCTGATGATAAAGCGCGCGTTTTAGCGGCCTAGGCAACTGACTTGGCGAAGGCAGGGAAGCAGGACACTTTCAGAGTGGCAGACTGTGCGGAGGTCACCTCGGTCGCTGCCGCTCTAAGCTGGCTGGGGACAAAAATTTTTTCTGAGGATGCGGTTTGGCTCTTGCGCTCCGCGCCACCCTACGGAGTCCCGCGCGTCGCGGCGTTACGGTCGTATGACACACCGGGGCTACTGAGGTCCGAAGAGAGTAAACCGGGCCTTCACCCTCTTGCACCCGCGACCCCGTTGATTCACTATCTAGTGGTTGGGGTCGAAGGGGTACCCACAAGACCTAGTTTCTGGCGGCGGCGCTCCCCACATAGCGTCTGCACCGAACAACGCGTCTTGCAGCCTCTCGGCGGGACTGCCCGGGGACAAGTTGGGGAAAAGTTTCTCGCCCTTCGAACCCCCGGAAATGGTAGGCGGACGCTTCGTTCGTCGAATCGAACACAAACGGAACATCGGGCCGGTGCCTGAAGTTTCCAACATACGGCGAGCGGGGCAGGCGATGGATTTCAGGACTGGGAATGAGGCAGCCATGGGGCTCGATGAAACGACTGCCGATTCGGTCGACGCGGCCGCCGGCGCCGACGCGGCTCCCACCAGCAAGGCGGCGATGACGATGGACAAGCACGACAAGGGCAGCGACGCACTGGTGGCCGGGATAGCCGCCGATGCTGCGGCCTCTGCGATGGTCGGTGCGCTGCAGGCTGCGGCCAAAGCGGACGACAACGACAGCAAGAAGATCGCCGATCGCCGGTTCACCATCGCGACCGACGCCAGCCGGGATGCGCTGCTGACCGATTTCGGCAAGGAAACGCTGGACGATCGCTACCTGCTGCCGGGCGAAACCTATCAGGATCTGTTCGCGCGCGTGGCCGATGCCTATGCCGACGATCAGGATCACGCGCAGCGCCTGTACGATTACATTTCGAAGCTGTGGTTCATGCCGGCCACCCCGGTGCTGTCGAACGGCGGCACCAATCGCGGGTTGCCGATCAGTTGCTACCTCAATTCGGTGAGCGACAGCCTCGACGGCATCGTGAACACCTGGAACGAGAACGTCTGGCTCGCCAGCAAGGGCGGCGGGATCGGCACCTACTGGGGCAACGTGCGCGGGATCGGCGAGCCGGTCGGCCTCAATGGCAAGACTAGCGGCATCATTCCTTTCGTCCGCGTGATGGACTCGCTGACGCTGGCGATCAGCCAAGGTTCGTTGCGGCGCGGTTCGGCGGCCTGCTATCTCGACGTCTCGCACCCGGAGATCGAGGAGTTCCTCGAGATCCGCAAGCCGTCCGGCGACTTCAATCGCAAGGCTCTGAACCTGCATCATGGGGTGCTGGTCAGCGATGCGTTCATGGAAGCGGTGCGGGCCGGTGACGAATGGAACCTGACCAGCCCCAAGACCGGGGAAGTGCGCGCGACCGTCGATGCGCGCTCGCTGTTCCAGAAGCTGGTCGAGACCCGCCTCGCCACCGGGGAGCCGTACATCGTGTTCTCGGACACGGTGAACCGCGCGATGCCGCGCCACCACCGCGAACTGGGGCTGAAGGTTTCGACGTCGAACCTGTGTTCGGAAATCACCCTGCCGACCGGCGTCGATCACCTCGGCAACGACCGGACCGCAGTATGCTGCCTGTCATCGCTCAACCTTGAAACCTGGGAGCAGTGGGAAGGCGACAAGGTGTTCATCGAGGATGTCATGCGCTTCCTCGACAACGTGCTGCAGGACTACATCGACCGCGCGCCGGAGGAGATGGCGCGGGCCAAGTACTCCGCGATGCGCGAACGTAGTGTCGGCATGGGCGTGATGGGCTTCCACTCGTTCCTGCAGATGAAGAACATCGGCTTCGAAAGCCCGATGGCGAAGGTGTGGAACCTGAAAATGTTCAAGCACATCGCCG is part of the Altererythrobacter sp. TH136 genome and harbors:
- a CDS encoding oxidoreductase — its product is MVSAQEPVGSPFGYRSTAMEVAQGIDLAGRHVVVTGGYSGIGTETVRALAAAGAEVIVGARRSGQAEDVLREMDSDITILPLDLADPGSIDAFAASVAERWPRVDILINNAAVMASPLTRDTRGYEGQFATNHLGHFQLTAQLWPLLKAADRARVVALSSIGHRLNGLDLDDPNFERRDYDKWLAYGQAKSANALFALQLDKLGEPFGVRAFAVHPGGIMTPLQRHLSIEEQVAMGWIDAEGNVNERFKTEEQGASTTVWAATSPLLEGKGGLYLENCEVAAPASKDNLGGGVYPHVRDEALAEQLWAKSEELTGVRFSP
- the tldD gene encoding metalloprotease TldD, with protein sequence MTPDPHALLYADGKLTPDEAKALAAETLRICDDGELYLQFAATEAFVFDDGRLKTANYSRDAGFGLRGVSGEMTGFAHANEISAAAIRRAGETLRLLDPANAARPAPPARSNRHLYTDASPLDAVPFADKVALLEKIDAAARARDPRVVQATANLAASWSVIEIVRPDGFVARDIRPLVRLNVSVVAEANGRRETGSFGMGGRYLYDALFDEANWSRAIDEAVAQALTNLESVPAPAGEMTVLLGPGWPGVLLHEAVGHGLEGDFNRKGTSAFSGRIGTRVAAPGVTIVDDGSIVDRRGSLSIDDEGTPTQETVLIEDGILKGYMQDRLNARLMGVAATGNGRRESYAHAPMPRMTNTFMRGGNDDPAELLSRVKNGIFAKSFGGGQVDIVSGKFTFSCTEAYKIENGKLGAPIKGATLIGDGPSVLTKVRGIGNDMALDEGVGMCGKGGQSLPAGVGQPTLLVEGLTVGGTA
- a CDS encoding zinc-finger domain-containing protein; translation: MSIPPPELTLVDDRRVACDGADAIRGGPGFTPTALGHPRVWLEIDEHGYVDCGYCDRRFVLRGGPADGADQATLNDISEGAAP
- a CDS encoding ABC transporter ATP-binding protein → MATEPAIRIRDLVKRYAGVNGDEGKLALKGVSFDVPEGQIFGLLGPNGAGKSTLINILAGLVMKTSGTADIWGFDIDRHPRNAKRSIGIVPQEIVFDPFFTPFEVLENQAGFYGVPRAQRQSEALLDAVRLADKRDAYARTLSGGMKRRLLVAKAMVHAPPILVLDEPTAGVDVELRRQLWELVTRLNREGVTVVLTTHYLEEAEQLCDRIAIINHGELITDKPTRELVGMMAEKVVEITVDRDMAAPPVHPAFKKSEKKGDRTVEITYDKDTITAGQVLGLVQTQGFVIEDVTTREADLEDVFVSLTSAPDQSAP
- the nadB gene encoding L-aspartate oxidase, coding for MTASHDVIVIGSGAAGLTAALALAESRRVLVLAKGSLTGGSTAWAQGGIAAVLDAGDTFEEHIRDTMIAGAGLNRRETVEFVIEHAPQSIDRLVELGVPFNQEAGALHLTREGGHSQRRIVHVNDATGWAVQEALLRAAEANPNITLLPGRACIDLITGRNAEQFSGSGRVWGVYALDEASGRVEAHVARATILATGGAGRVYQFSTAPRGATGDGIAMAWRAGARVSNMEMMQFHPTCLYNLEVKNFLITEAVRGEGGVLLNPRTGHRYMPDYDDRAELAPRDIVARANDSEIKRDGLDCVHLDISHQSPEFVKHHFPNIYEKLLTLGIDMTREPIPVVPAQHYTCGGVLIDLAARTDLPGLWAAGECTESGLHGANRLASNSLLECFVFGEAAASDILARWDTLDHPPAIREWDESRVTDSDEEVVIKQNWTEIRRMMWNYVGIVRTTKRLERAQNRIDLLGREIEDYYGSFRVTTDLIELRNLHQCADLIVRSALKRHESRGLHYTLDYPATLPEARDTVLIP
- a CDS encoding alpha/beta hydrolase, producing the protein MAQVQANGLTIEYDDHGDPTAPPILLVMGLGAQMTLWPQELVDALVERGFRVIRYDNRDIGLSQKMDGAKAPGMVRLMLLSRLGFTPRVPYTLADMARDGVGLLDALGVAKAHIVGASMGGMIAQHIAFSHPERVLTLTSIMSTTGHRKLPSATREAMSALTKRPASMDEDVLVEHGVKVSQAIGSPGFRADPAAVRERSRALIKRSFYPAGMPRQFAAIVADGDRRERLRSVKAPTLVIHGEADPLVPLAGGEDTAAHIADSRLKTIPGMGHDLPLELVDEIADAIAGHVKAQV
- a CDS encoding peptidase S14; the protein is MARDDHRQTGADHANGAPKATAPADISLVGSIDEVMAEKLRDMLNQTEDGDEPLIIDMTTLGGDPEMARRMIAEVDAARKRLNGRRLVFVGKTVVYSAGCTFMAAFPPEDRYLTSDTTLLIHCRQLQQTIELDGPIRMLLPKLEAMIHQLDTGIELERDNFQRLIDHTDVKMDELLEKALYNWYVGAEEAAARKLVAGIV
- a CDS encoding ribonucleoside-diphosphate reductase subunit alpha gives rise to the protein MDFRTGNEAAMGLDETTADSVDAAAGADAAPTSKAAMTMDKHDKGSDALVAGIAADAAASAMVGALQAAAKADDNDSKKIADRRFTIATDASRDALLTDFGKETLDDRYLLPGETYQDLFARVADAYADDQDHAQRLYDYISKLWFMPATPVLSNGGTNRGLPISCYLNSVSDSLDGIVNTWNENVWLASKGGGIGTYWGNVRGIGEPVGLNGKTSGIIPFVRVMDSLTLAISQGSLRRGSAACYLDVSHPEIEEFLEIRKPSGDFNRKALNLHHGVLVSDAFMEAVRAGDEWNLTSPKTGEVRATVDARSLFQKLVETRLATGEPYIVFSDTVNRAMPRHHRELGLKVSTSNLCSEITLPTGVDHLGNDRTAVCCLSSLNLETWEQWEGDKVFIEDVMRFLDNVLQDYIDRAPEEMARAKYSAMRERSVGMGVMGFHSFLQMKNIGFESPMAKVWNLKMFKHIAAKAEEASMVLAEERGPCPDAADAGAMERFSCKMAIAPTASISIICGGTSACIEPIPANIYTHKTLSGSFVVKNPYLEKLLDKKSKNSTNVWNSILEKAGSVQHLDFLTPEEKAVYKTSFEIDQRWLLEFAADRTPFIDQAQSLNLFIPADVDKWDLAMLHFQAWERGIKSLYYLRSKSVQRAGFAGGVEADNTAEAPKYELPTTDYDECLACQ